A portion of the Haemorhous mexicanus isolate bHaeMex1 chromosome 3, bHaeMex1.pri, whole genome shotgun sequence genome contains these proteins:
- the LOC132325736 gene encoding protein LYRIC-like, whose protein sequence is MRAHLALRYMAAPVIITAMVLDNDIFVALPDNRSTSPNTVPTRPGNFAEKHHFHRPRPGSHSRPPHGAPALRHEAPVSTDVSAPPGPPRIPRPAGRSPARAAPQPRWCRSGRRRRARLRYQLWERSERSIPAGGGGAGAAMLGPAARMALGAGELPGRLLALLWPALVLAAAAAALLVLRGLRDRGAGDGPAGAGGRAAGALPARQPEEQRRTAQVPVNGHLITSVNIREKKLLKPKKKRKTQCSDKEVPKDLHSVEKDKLQEEEGIWQTKISSREKRHLRKERLKQKDPSRASLGSSAVEPAFDWDEKRAVWPLTEDTGGGGKGAFFAKAECGTVLRGSGALREELATSRSEDDVFSNVGTWDIADVKSCPVTFGTLSDLSRDLDHVLSKSSEDSPSRCCWHGSSTFLPADDAWQGQGDPSVIDLDSDWKAPTEEWGNWTGDEEHQTRDEKDLQKDKAGIRFCPSGPESKTQRKKKKMEVKEAKGGVGLRHPQQGLQTRTEEGPRDLISTRDSSDAVSASFKKSLDIVNNSSNNVVPGKKERRKRKKMKKET, encoded by the exons ATGAGAGCGCATCTCGCGCTGCGTTACATGGCAGCGCCTGTCATCATCACAGCGATGGTGCTCGATAACGACATATTTGTAGCGCTGCCTGACAACAGAAGTACATCCCCGAACACTGTTCCGACTAGACCGgggaattttgcagaaaaacatCACTT CCATCGGCCGCGCCCGGGGTCCCACTCCCGCCCCCCGCACGGCGCCCCCGCCCTTCGCCACGAGGCTCCCGTAAGCACCGACGTGTCCGcgccccccgggcccccccgcATCCCCCGCCCGGCCGGCCGGTCCCCCGCCCGCGCCGCTCCGCAGCCGCGCTGGTGCCGctcggggcggcggcggcgagcgcGGCTCCGGTACCAACTTTGGGAGCGGAGCGAGAGGAGCATCCccgccgggggcggcggggccggcgcggccATGCTGGGGCCGGCGGCGCGGATGGCGCTGGGCGCGGGGGAGCTGCCGGGGCGGCTGCTGGCGCTGCTCTGGCCGGCGCTGGTGCTGGCGGCCGCCGCGGCCGCGCTGCTCGTCCTGCGGGGGCTGCGGGACCGAGGGGCC ggggatggCCCCGCGGGGGCCGGCGGCCGGGCGGCCGGGGCGCTGCCGGCGCGGCAGCCGGAGGAACAAAGGCGCACGGCGCAG GTTCCAGTGAATGGCCATCTTATCACATCAGTCAACATCAGAGAGAAAAAGCTCCTCAAG CCtaagaagaagaggaaaaccCAGTGCTCAGACAAGGAAGTGCCAAAAGATCTGCATTCTGTGGAAAAAGACAAACTGCAAGAGGAAGAAG GAATTTGGCAGACCAAGATCAGCAGCCGTGAAAAGAGACACTTAaggaaggaaaggctgaaacAAAAAG ACCCCAGCAGAGCATCTCTGGGTAGCTCAGCAGTTGAGCCAGCCTTTGACTGGGACGAGAAGAGAGCAGTGTGGCCACTCACAGAGGACACTGGTGGTGGTGGAAAAGGTGCTTTCTTTGCCAAGGCAGAGTGTGGGACTGTGCTGAGGGGCTCAGGAGCCCTACGGGAAGAACTGGCAACCTCCAGATCAGAAGACGATGTTTTCTCCAATGTAG GAACATGGGATATTGCAGATGTAAAATCCTGCCCTGTGACCTTTGGGACATTGTCAGATCTCTCCAGGGATTTAG ATCATGTGTTGAGCAAATCATCTGAGGACAGTCCTTCCAGATGCTGTTGGCATGGCAGCTCtactttcctcccagcagatgATGCATGGCAGGGGCAGG GTGACCCTTCAGTGATTGACCTGGACTCTGACTGGAAGGCTCCCACGGAGGAGTGGGGAAACTGGACTGGAGATGAGGAACATCAGACAAGGGATGAGAAG GATTTGCAAAAAGACAAAGCAGGCATTCGTTTCTGTCCTTCTGGAcctgaaagcaaaacacaacggaagaagaagaaaatggaagtgaAGGAAGCAAAGGGTGGAGTTGGACTGAGGCAT CCCCAGCAAGGTTTGCAAACAAGAACGGAAGAAGGCCCCAGGGACTTGATATCTACAAGAGATAGCAGTGATGCAGTCAGTGCTTCCTTCAAAAAATCCTTGGACATTGTTAATAATTCATCCAATAACG TTGtacctggaaaaaaggagaggaggaagaggaagaaaatgaagaaagagaCTTGA